Genomic segment of Paenibacillus polymyxa:
ACTCAAAAAGCCTGGTCGAAGTCCACGAATACAAAAGCAGCAGGTCGCAATAGGCAGCCTGGCCCCCTACGCCAAGCATTATATGCCATGCATACAGCTCGTTTGGAAGATGGTCGCCCATTGGGTGAGTTACTTCGTCAGGCGATTACTTCCTCCCTACGCCTTATTATTGTCGTAGGAGGGCTAGTTGTATTCTTCTGCGTCATTTTAGAAGCTTTGACGAACTCCGGTTTAATGAGCGGGCTTCATCTGCTTACGGCAAGCCTATTGACTGCATGTGGTCTTCCTCCTACGTTAACGGAGTCCATCGTGGGTGGTATTTTCGAAGTCACTTTAGGAGCGCAAGCCGCTGGTGAAGCCACGGCAGCAGCGTTACCATTCAAGGTAGCCGCAGCCGCTTTTGTTCTCTCCTGGGGCGGGCTGTCGGTTCATGCGCAGGTTGCAAGTATTTTAAATATGACAAATCTCCGCTATATGCCATTTTTGTTGGCCCGGGCTGCACATGGCATCATCTCAGCACTGCTAGCTCTCGTGTTATGGCGGCCTCTGATGGGACAGGGAAGCTCTCCCGTCTTTTCTCCAATATACGACATCGCGTGGTCTCCTGGCTTCTCGTCCGCCATGCTGTTGCAAAGTCTGCTAGTTCTTGCCTTTATACTGGCTGGAATGCTTAGTCTCTCATGGTTGAGTGTGGGTACAAGTCGCTTATACGTACGTTTGAGAAGAACACACAGGCAATGAACGATTGTGTTCTTGCTCATAATTGATTATGATCGATATATACCCATGACAAAGGAGCTTTTCATCTTGAGATATTATGTTCTGGATCGCGGGGATCAGCACTCCATGGACTTGAGTCAGCAATTTCACCGTCTTGCCCAAGAAAAGAATTTCAAGCTGGATGCCGAATCGCCGGAAATCGTCGTGTCTATTGGAGGCGATGGTACGATGCTTCATGCGTTTCATACCTTCATCGACCGCATTCCGGATATTGCCTTTGTTGGTGTACATACCGGTCATCTGGGCTTTTATGCTGATTGGCGTGCGGACGAGCTGGAGGAGCTAATCCACCTGATGAGCCAAAGCGGATCTGAGGGACCGCTTAACCCGAGAATCGTTAAGTATCCACTGATTGAGTTGGAAATTCACAAGAAGTCAGGCAATGCTTCTTTTATTGCCTTGAATGAGTTTACGTTAAAAGGGGTGGATGGCACTGTCGTTGCCCAAGTAGATATTAACGATATCACCTTTGAAATGTTTCGCGGTGACGGTATATGTGTTTCTACCCCCTCAGGAACGACCGCCTATAATAAAGCACTTGGCGGAGCTATGGTTCACCCCACCATTGAAGCATTGCAATTGACTGAGATCGCTTCCATTAATAACCGCGTCTATCGGACACTGGGATCGCCATTGCTACTGCCCAAACACCATCATTGTGATATTTTTTCACGGAAAGATCAGCGTCTTTTATTGACAGTAGATCACCTGAACTTTCCTGTCGATGACTTAATCTCTGTTCGATGTCAGGTCGCAAGTCAGAAGATCAGCTTCGCTCGTTACCGTCCTTTCCCATTTTGGGATCGAGTACGCAACGCTTTTCTTAATTAGAACCTATAAAAGAGCCGACTCTGGCTCTTTTTTTACAAACAAAACGGTTCCTGAAAATTCAGGAACCGTTTTGTTGTGGAGCTGTAAATGTTTTATTCTTTTTACTACCCTCAGCTCTTTCGGCTTTAGCAGCTGGCTGGGTCTGACGCTGGCCCTCAGGCTCACGAGAGACACGAACTTGCCGTCCCTCCCGATTTTCCTTTGATTGGCGCTCATAGCGTGGTCCACGCGATTCCTTTTTATCGAAACTTCCCTGCTGATTGCGCTGTCTACGTGGTTCACGGGTTTGCTGCCCTTCACCCGGATTCCGTCCATCTTTTGCTTCACGTCTTTCTCTGGATGGACGACTTTCGCGAGCTTCACGTGGCTGTCGTTCACGTACTTCCTGGGCATCCTTCGGTTCCCGACGTTGCAACTCACGTGGTTCTCGGGATTCTCGAGGCTGCTCCACTCGCGATTCCTCTGTAGCTGAGGAGTCCTGCTGTGGTTGCGGCCACTCCTGTTCTCCAGCTGTATGTTGCAATACTTCTTGCTGCTCTTCGGGTTCTAACGTTCCCGCTTGTTCCCTTTGAGCATCTACCAACTGCTGAATATCTGGAGCAATGATTTCATCATTGACGCCGTTTTTATTAACCACTTCACGGCTTTTTTGCAACACAAAATAGGCACAGCCAAAATTGCAGTATTCATTAATGTAATCGTCCAGTACCACTATAGATGTATCCTTATTTGCTTTGGGATGACCGTCTCGATAAAAGCCCTTCAGACGTAGCTGATTGTAACCCCAATCACCAATAATGTAATCATAGCGATCCAGCACTTCACTATACCGATCACGAAACGCTTCGGGATTCCACCCGTTCTTGTGATCCTGCAACAATTCATAGTTTTTACCACCGATTTGAAACAAGCTATTCTGACCGCCTTTCCCGGATCAAGCCTGCGAAAGGGCGCCTTCTTCCTTATGCTGAGCGGCTGACTTCACCTGCTCATGCGCTTGGTAGGAGCTGCGGACCAACGGTCCAGATTCAACGTGGCTGAATCCCCGCTGTAATCCCTCTTCCTTTAACTTCGCAAAATCTTCCGGTGGATAATATTTTTGCACATATAAATGTTTCTCGGACGGCTGCAAATATTGACCAATTGTCAGAATGTCACAATCGACTTTACGCAGATCATCCATGGCTTGTAAGATCTCGTCCCACTCTTCTCCGACACCTAGCATGATGCTTGATTTCGTTGGAATAGCCGGATTTAATTGCTTCGCATGTTGAAGCAGCTCCAGAGAGCGACGGTATTTCGCTTTAGCCCGAACCTTGTCGGACATACGCTCCACCGTTTCAATATTATGATTCAGAATATCTGGTTTGGCATCCATGACGATTCGCAGCGATTCAATATCGCCCATAAAATCGGGAATCAATACTTCTACACTGCAAAGAGGTAATCGGCGGCGAATCGCACGAACCGTTTCTGCAAATATAGTAGCGCCCCCATCTTTCAAATCGTCGCGAGCCACACTGGTAACGACACAGTGCTTCAAATTCATGTTTTCAGCCGCTTCCGCGACGCGTTCAGGCTCCTGCAAGTCCAGTTCCGTAGGCATTCCCGTATTTACTGCGCAAAAACGACACGCACGCGTACAAATATCACCCAAAATCATAAATGTAGCTGTCCTATTGGCCCAGCATTCATATATATTAGGGCATCGTGCCTCCTCACATACGGTATGTAATGTCTTGGAACGCATCATGCTCTTGATTTCCTGATAGTTATCGCCTGTCGTAAGTTTAATACGAATCCAGTCGGGCTTAGCTTCCTTTACTTTTCTAGACAATGGCATAGACCTTCTTTCTGATAAGCTTAAGCTGTCATTGCCATACATTATAACATGAAAGCCATGGAAAAACCTCCATTCATTGTTCCCTTTTTGATATGACATTGATGCCGGAAAAAGTAAACTCTTTACATGGATAAAAGCGGCGGATATGGCTCAATCTAAACAAAAGCGCCCTATTCACGCTATTGTATACGGGCCTAGAATTTATCGGGCGATTAAGCCCTTCTATAGGAGGTCGGTTCACGTGCCTTACCCTACGCGGACAGCCCGAGCTGTTCGTCTGTTATCGCTGCTGTTATGTGCTACTACACTGACAGCGGCCTGTCCGCTTCCTGCCCATGCCTTTGCCAATCACTTACAGTCCTCGTCCGCCGAAAGCAGCCTGACCGCAAATGTAGATGCTTCACATGCTCAGTCTTCGTTGTATACGTCCAGGCTGGCTTTATATCATTCCATCGAAGCCCTGACTGGAGTTCCTTGGTACAGACTGGCCGCTATCGACCAGTATGAACGCACACTTACGGTGGCCCATCCCAAGGATCGGAAGCATGCGGAACGAATCATAGGTATTTTCATCACGGGACCAGTCTGGTCCGGCATGATGAACCCTGATTCGGAGGATCAAAATCCGCGTTCCATTGAACTATTTTCCGGGCTGGGACAAGACGGTTCGGGTGATGGAATCGCTGACCGTAATAATGACAAGGATCTGCTGTTCAGCATCGCATCTTATCTCGGAAAGTATGGAAACAACGAGGATGAATTTGGTATTGCCGTTTGGGAATATTACCATAACAGCCGCGCAGTTCAAAGAGTTCAGCAGTTTGCTAAGCTGTATCGGACGTATGGCAAGCTGGATCTGGTCAGTCAAGCTTTCCCCCTTCCTTTAGGCAGCATTTATAGCTACCGCAGCACATGGGGAAGCCGTCGCAGCTGGGGCGGCTACCGGATACATGAAGGAACTGATCTGTTTGCTGGCTATGGAGTTCCAGTTCGCAGTACCTGCTACGGTGTAGTTGAAATGAAGGGCTGGAATCCCTTCGGCGGATGGCGAATCGGAATCCGAGATCTCAACAACCGCTATCACTACTATGCGCATCTTTCCGGCTTTGACAAAACCGTCCACAACGGAGACATCGTTACACCCGGCCAGACGGTTGGCTGGGTCGGAAGCTCGGGCTATGGAAAACCCGGTACCCAAGGCAAGTTTCCACCGCATCTGCACTATGGTATATATCGGGACAATGGTTGGGCAGATTGGTCCTTTGACCCGTATCCGTTATTAAGACAGTGGGAGCAGTCCGAACGCAAAGCGCTCAAAACAGGAAAAACAAAAGGGACCTCCTCATAGGGGCCCTTTTGTTTTTCCTAGGCAGCTCGCGTCATTCCCTCCGCTCTATGGCGTTGGGGACTGGCTAGAGGTGTTTTGGTTTTCCTGTGCCTCTGGAACACTTACTGTGCTGGGATCTATAGCGCCGCTACTCTCTATGGAATGGGGAGGCAACGCCAACTGCGGAGCGGCTGCACCATTTTTACCCACTGGTTTACCCTGATTGTCATAGTAGTACATCGGAACGTTGCCTACCACTAATAAATAAGAAACCGGAATTTCCGTCTCCACAATCTGAGGTTGCATCTCAAACGGTATAACCACGGACACTTCCGTCGTAATCCGAATGTACACTTCCACCAAGATCATGTTTATGCCCGCATCCTGTTGACGGGTATTTAAATCCACCTTGATTGCTCCATGCGGCTCTACCTTTAGGGGGACCGTTGGTCCATAAGCTGCCAACAGTGGACTGCCCAATGCCTGACCAATCGGAACACTCTCATCAAAATGGCTCATGCTGTCCATCGTTGCCTTGACTGCTTTGAGCGTGTCTGACGTAATTCTCATATGCTCCGCATAATTCAGAACAAAACCGGAGGTTCTCCCTTGTGCATCCGTTCTCCATTCGATCAAATTATCAGCTGTCTTCCCCTGCTCTACCTGTGCTGTAATTGCTGAATTAATAGCCTCCGTCGCCATTTGTTTAACCCGCACTTTTGCCAGGTGCATCATGGGCGGCTTCAAATGCTGCTCCACATAAGCAGCCATCTGTATGATCCCTACCAGCAGCGCCAGTGTCACAATAAAAAAAAACCTACGTCTGCCGCGTCGCCTTCTGTTAGGTGCGCTGTGCCATTGCGGTCTTCTCATCATCCGATCCCCCCGCAGCGTTGAACTTACCCTACAAGGATATGCGAGTTGTACACGAAAAAGAAGCCGCCCGTCCGGCAGCCTCTCTAGGTGGAACAAATATATAATTGCAAATATAAGGTGCACTCATTATTTGAAAATATGGTCAATCTTTTCGATATCAGCCTGACTCAATTGGACATTTAGCGTCTTCAGATTCGCCAGCACCTGCTCCGGCCCCTTCGCCCCTGGAATGAGGGCATCAATCGAATCACGGGTCAAATACCATGCGAGTACAACATGAGCAACCTCTGCATTCAACGCATTGGCAATCTCCCGTACCTGCTCCACTTTGACCAAATTACGAGCAAATGCATCGCCCTGAAACAATGGATTTTTCGCTCTGATGTCCGAGAAGGTCATGTCTTTCGTATACTTACCCCCCAGCAATCCCGAAGCTAGCGGAAAATAAGGCACAAACGAAATGCCATTTTCCTTGGTATAAGGCAGCAGATCCTTCTCGGCTTCCCGTTGAAACAAATTATATTGGGATTGAAGCACATCTACATAACCGTCACTATTCGCATCCTTAAGTTGTTCAATGGAGAAGTTAGATACACCAATGGCCTTGATTTTGCCTTCGTCCTTGAGCTTCTTCAGTTCTCCTACTGCTTCTGCCTTCGGTGTAGCTTCGTCCGGGAAATGGATATAGAACAGATCAATATAATCGGTCTGCAATCTTCTCAGGCTGGATTCGACGGATTCACGTAAAAAAGCAGGCGAGTTGTCAAAAACGACCTCTCCGTTTACAAATTTGTGTGCACCCTTCGTGGCAATAACAGCTTTATCACGCTGACCACGCTCTTTCAATACCTCACCAATCAACCGTTCCGAGTGCTCAGGTCCATAAATAAAAGCCGTATCCAGAAAATTGATGCCGTTATCCAAAGCTGTGCGAACGACTTCTTTGCCCGTTTCATCATTCAAACCGGAAAAGAGATTATGTCCTCCCACTTTATTTGCACCCAAACCGATTGGTTTTACATATAAATCTGTTTTACCAAGACGCACTTGCTCTGCCAATTCACGTCATCTCCTTTTCGAAAGTTACTTCCATTTTATTATTAGATTCCAAAAAAAGCAAAGTGCGTACCTGGCAGTTGTCCTCATCCTTTAATCCCCGTCAAGGCAATCCCTTCCATAAAATACTTCTGTCCTATGGCAAACAGAATAATAGCAGGCAAGACTACAATTAAAGATGCGGCCATCAAAACGCCCCATTGAGCCGAATATATTCCCTGAAACTGCTGTAGCCCAATCGCCAACGTAAATTTGCTCTCATCATTAAGGTAAACCAGCGGCCCCATAAAATCATTCCATGTGTTCAAAAACGTAAACAATCCAATGACCAAAATTGCCGACCTCGACAAAGGCAAAATAATACGGGTAAAAATTGTAAAATGATTACCTCCATCCACAAATACAGCTTCATCCAGTTCTCGCGGTAGAGTCATGTAAAATTGTCTTAGCAAAAAAATATTAAAAACGCCTCCACCAAAAAACGAAGGTAATACCAATGGAACGTACGAATTAACCATGCCTAATGCCTGCCAACCAATAAACGACGGAATCAGCGTGACTGCAAACGGCAGCATCATGCTGCTTAACAATAGAGCAAATACCTTATCTCTTCCCTTCCATCTCATTCGCGCAAAGCTATAGGCAGAAATGGTACTCGACAGAAGTACACCCGCCAAAGTACCCGCAACGACGATAAATGTATTCACAAAATAGCGTCCAAACGATAACTCTTCAAACGGCTGAAAAAAATTCTCGAGTACAAAAGGCTCTGGAATCCATTTCGGCGGGATCAAAAAAATCTGACTTAAATCCATCATGGAGCTTCGCACCAGCCAATAAAAAGGAAACATACAAAACAGGGAGCCCACTATGAGAACTGTGTAGAGTAACACCCTGCTCCCACTCCAACCGTGTTTTTTCATCTTCATGCCCCCCCGCCTTCGTAATACACCCATTTTCGGGCTGTCTTGAACAGAAAGGCAGTGAATACCAAAACGACAATAAAGAGCACCCAAGCAATAGCACAGGCATAACCCATATTCGAAAAGGTAAATGCCTCGCGGAACAAATAAAAGGTATAAAACAAGCTGGAGTTATTGGGTCCGCCCTGAGTCATGACGTAAGGCTGAACAAACACTTGAAACCCACCGATGAAGCCCATAATCGTATTAAAAAAAATAGTGGGCGATGTCAATGGAATTGTAATATACATAAGCTTATGAAGAGCATTTCCACCGTCAATTTCAATGGCTTCATAATAATGTCTAGGTATATCTTGCAGGCCTGCCAGAAAAATAATCATGGTTCCTCCAACGGTCCACAAACTCATTAAAACCAGCGTAGGAACTACCGACCCTTCGCTATAGATCCACTGACTTTCGGGCAAATGCAACGCACGCAGCACCACATTTAGCAAGCCAAGATCCGGATCAAACAGCCACATCCAGATCATAGACGATGCTATGAGTGGCACAATGGTAGGGAGATAAAAAACAGTCCTGAAAAAAGCCAGACCCTTTACCTTTTGATTAAGTAATATCGCTAAAAAGAAAGCTACAATAATTTGCAGGGGCACACTTAGAAACACATAATAAAACGTAACCCCGAGTGATTTATAAAAAAATTGATCCGTACCGTCAAATAAGTGGACGTAATTATCCAGACCGATAAAATGGGCTTGTGAAGCAACCTTATAATCGGTAAGACTGAACCAGAGACTAGCGATCATCGGTCCCAGAACAAAAATGACAAAGCCGAGAATAGCAGGGGCGGCAAAAAGCCACCCCAACCCATTTTCCTTCTTACGAATAGAAGATAATGATTGCATTCTATCCCTCTCTTTCTGTCAAAACACTCACCCTATTCTTTTGGATACGTCCCCTTAAATTCCGCGTTGGCCTTTGCGGAAACCTCCCTAAATGCTTGCTCCACCGTTTTCTTGCCTAGCCATACCTGATCCAGCGCCGGGTTAATGATGGCATTGATTTTTTCCGAGTTTTTCAGATAATAGTCGTAAGAATTAACACCGTTATGCAGCGTTTGGTTCATGACAGCATCACGGTAACCATCGGCATGACCTGGTTTGACATCGGCCCATTTGCTAATCAAGTCTGGTTCGGTGTACCACTTTTTCATGACAGGCATCCACAATCCGCTGGAATGCATGTCAAGTCCGCTTTCAGCATCCAGCAAGAATTTATAAAACATCCATGCTTCTTTAGGATGTTTGGTTTTGGCAGAAATCACTTCCGGTTCGCCAAACAGGATCGTTTTGCTGCTCTTCAGTTTAGGTAACACGCCTACACCAAAATTCACCTTCGATTCTCCAAGATCCAATTGAACCCACTGTCCATCCAGATCCATCGCTACACGTTTACTTTGCAGTGCTACGGCCGGGGAAGGTATATTTTTGGACTGCGTCGGCGACGGTGCCACATGATAAACATTGATCAGATCAGCCATTTTCTGAACAGCTTCAATCACATCAGGGCTCTCAAGATTAAGCGAGTCCCCTTTGTCTGAAATGACACTTGCGTTATTGGAAGGCACAAGCAAATGCCACATCCATGTATCAAACCGAACTCCATACTGTTTAATGTTACTTGCATCGAAATTGGGACTGAGCGCATTATTTCCCGCTTTATCAATGGTGAGCTTTTGTGCTGTCTCTAAAAACTGCTCCCATGTCCAAGCCTCTTCAGCCTTTACTGGTGGCAAAGCAACACCAGCCTCATCAAACAAATCTTTATTGTAATAGAGGGCGAAAGCTTCCTCAGTTACCTTGACCCCTGCCACTTTGTCCTTATCCCAATAGATGACTGAATTAGGAATAAGACTTTCCTTCGTTAGCTCCTTATCCTCCTTCAAAAATTCATTTAAATTATATAGTTTGCCTTGTTCAGCCCATTGCAGAGCCTGTGCTTTATAAATGGGAAATACATCGGGTGCCTGATTGGCAGCAAACATCGTCGTTAATTTGGTTACGTAATCTCCGGGGATATGCATATAGTTGATTTTGATCCACGGATATTTCTCTGTAAATTTTTTAGCGATTTCCTGCTGAACCTTCTTTTCATTGGTGCTCCCCCAACTGGCATAGGTCAGTGTCACTTGCTCGTGACCCTGCAAATCAACTGGTTTGCTGCTGCTCTCATTTGAACTACAGGCTGACATAAGCCCAACGATCAAGCACATGCAGACGATCCATAATTTTCGTTTTAACATGAGTAACGCCCCCAAACCGGTTATTTTTTTATCTTTTCGTTTGTTGCTTCGTCACTAAATTTATTTTAGCAAACGCTTACATTTTTAAAAGTCGTACTCTCATTGGATTGGTGTCATTTGATTAGATCTATGAATTTCCCCGATGCGAATCTGGACGAATGCCCCCTTACCTGCTGGCGAGTGGAGCGTAACGCCATATTCCATTCCATATAATAGCCGTACTCTTCTGTCTACATTTTTAATGCCCGTTGATCTGATTTCTCCAGCTTGAATTCGGCGTATATGATCTTCCTGAATTCCTAATCCGTTATCCTCCACTTTAAAACACACCAATTGCTTCTCAATCCAGGCTGTGATTCTAATCAGACCTCCTGATTCCATTTCCGCGAAGCCGTGAATAATTGAATTCTCCACAAAAGGCTGCAAGAAAAGTTTGGGAACTTCCATTTGAAGCAAAATGGGATCAATATCATATTCCACCTTGAACTTGTCCTCAAAGCGATTCTGCATAATATAAATGTATTTTTCCAGCCAATTCAGATCGGTTTCCAAGCTCCATGTATCGTTTTTGTTTCGAGTAGTAATTTGCAGCATTTCCGCCAGACTAATGATCAATTGGCCCAGCTCCTGCTGTTGATGTTCTAACGCGATCCAATACATGGTCGTTAAGGTGTTATACAAAAAATGGGGATTAAGCTGTAAATTAAGTGCCATTAACTCCGACTCTTTGGCTCGTAGACGTGACTTGTAATTTTCCTCAATTAAATCTTTAATTTTTTCATTCATTTGATTAAATCGAATCACCAGATCTCCCAATTCATCATAGCCACGTACAGGAATTCGAATATCAAAATGTCCCTTCTCCATTACTTTCATCGCCTGTTTCATATCCGTGATGGGCTTACTGATATAAACAGACAGTAAATAAGCAAGAATAACAGCAACGAGCATCATAAAACCTAAAAAAAACACCGTGTAGGTGCGAATCGTTGACAGATGTCCCAATACATCTTCCATAGGTATGGCTATATAAGATACCCAGCCCGTCGTCTTCATGACTTCGTAAACCAGTAATATGCTTTGACCTTTAACGTTTACCATTTTCATCCCTTGTTCCGAAGTAATGGCATCCTTAAGCCAATCCGCCACGGGTTCCCCTACTTGTTGCTGTCTATCTGAACTCATGACCATCCCGTTTTTATCATGAATCATGCCATAGGATAGATGTGCAAATCCGCTACGGGCTGCGTAATCTTCAAAACCCCCTTTTAACAAGTCAGGACGAAAATTCAATATAAGTATAGGTTTTTCCTTTCCCTCCGGAAGCGTATGGAAGGTTCCTGCATCATCTAATGCAGTCAAATGGAGCTGCTTTACCACAGCAAATAAAGAACTAAACTCATAAGAGCCTCGTTTTAAATCCTGCTGATGGAATGTATCGGCATACGAATAAGCGGGAATCCATTGGGTAGCCCCCTCTGCTTCCACCGCCGTTGTTGCCAACGGAGAAGAATAGAACGGCTGAACAGGAATATACATCCGATCAGTGCTTCCATATGCATAATTTTGTGTCATAATTTGGGAAGCGTATACTTCCTCCATATTGCCAAAATATCTGTACAAAATTTTTGTAATGCTGCGATCAGCTCGTAACAGTGATGAAGAATCCGAAGTATCCACGTTCGTAATAGTTTGAAGAAGGTCATGATCGATTGGAATCATATCTACGGTTTTTTGAATAGCTGTCAGCTTGTTATCCAGCAACTGGTTATTACTACGCAGAACGCTTGTAACGCTATCTGTTACATTTGTAGTGATATTCCGTGCGCTCGTTTCAAAGTAAACGAAACCTAGGAGCAAAACGATAAAACCAGACAACAAAAAATAGGACAGCATCAATTTCGTACGAAAGCTACTGTCCAAAAATTTTTGATACATATATTTAACTTGGCGCATCGTATCTTCCTTTCACCTAACAATCAGTTGAATTTCCTACGGAATTCTTCCGGTGTGTGCAACGTTTTTTTTGAACACTTTAAAAAAGTACTTGATATCTTTATAACCAACTTGTCTGCTAATTTCTGCGACCTTGGCGTCTGTATGCAGCAGTAAGTGCTGAGCCTTTTGCATTCTGAGCTTCACCATATATTCCGTGAACGAGAGCCCAAAATAATTTTTGAACAGAATGCTAAAATAGGACGCATTATAGTGAAAGCGCCGGGCCACGATCTCCAGACTAAGGTCTTCATGTAGATGTGCATCTAGAAATTCCTTGCACTTTCTCATAATGGGATCGCCTTTGGAGCCGCTATGAAGCTCAAGAACCAGCTCTTTTAACCATGTTGCAACACCATCCTCAAGATTCCGAAGACAGGTGGCCTCTTCGACAGCTTTGTTCAAACGTTCCGAGAAACGTGAGTAGACTTCCTCACTCCACCCTATATTTAACCGTTGTAAACTAACCAACAGAAGGTGTACCAATTTTGCTTTAAGCGCTTCAGGTGCAGGATACCCTTGCGTCATTTGTCCAATGAAATTCTGCACCCGATCCAATAGCTGATCTGGCTCTCCATTAGAGATAGCGCTTTCAATAAATTTAATAAAGGCCATTTGTTCGTATGCGCTCATTTCTTGTACTGGCTGCTCATCATCTGAAATGACAAGGTTCAGACATCTGATGTGAGGTGTATAAAAGCGCATGGAGATTAGGCCGACGGCCTTTTCGTGAGATCGACTTATTTGCATTTCATCAAAATTAAAAGGCTGACCCCAAGCAAACCAGATTGAAATCGCTTGCTGTTGCTCCAAATTTTTCAGCCCAGCTTGAAGTGTTCTTTTGGCCTCCTTGCCTTCAGCCCTATCCTTCCAATTCACCACTGCAACCACATGGTCTTTATGGGTTTCAAGTGGAAACACGACAGAAGACGCCCAAGGCCGCAATATTTCAACAACCGTATTACGGAGCTGAGAATACCACATATGTATATCCTCCGGGTGCGCTGCCGATGCTCCCAACGCGAGAACT
This window contains:
- a CDS encoding carbohydrate ABC transporter permease produces the protein MKKHGWSGSRVLLYTVLIVGSLFCMFPFYWLVRSSMMDLSQIFLIPPKWIPEPFVLENFFQPFEELSFGRYFVNTFIVVAGTLAGVLLSSTISAYSFARMRWKGRDKVFALLLSSMMLPFAVTLIPSFIGWQALGMVNSYVPLVLPSFFGGGVFNIFLLRQFYMTLPRELDEAVFVDGGNHFTIFTRIILPLSRSAILVIGLFTFLNTWNDFMGPLVYLNDESKFTLAIGLQQFQGIYSAQWGVLMAASLIVVLPAIILFAIGQKYFMEGIALTGIKG
- a CDS encoding M23 family metallopeptidase, translated to MPYPTRTARAVRLLSLLLCATTLTAACPLPAHAFANHLQSSSAESSLTANVDASHAQSSLYTSRLALYHSIEALTGVPWYRLAAIDQYERTLTVAHPKDRKHAERIIGIFITGPVWSGMMNPDSEDQNPRSIELFSGLGQDGSGDGIADRNNDKDLLFSIASYLGKYGNNEDEFGIAVWEYYHNSRAVQRVQQFAKLYRTYGKLDLVSQAFPLPLGSIYSYRSTWGSRRSWGGYRIHEGTDLFAGYGVPVRSTCYGVVEMKGWNPFGGWRIGIRDLNNRYHYYAHLSGFDKTVHNGDIVTPGQTVGWVGSSGYGKPGTQGKFPPHLHYGIYRDNGWADWSFDPYPLLRQWEQSERKALKTGKTKGTSS
- a CDS encoding aldo/keto reductase, which gives rise to MAEQVRLGKTDLYVKPIGLGANKVGGHNLFSGLNDETGKEVVRTALDNGINFLDTAFIYGPEHSERLIGEVLKERGQRDKAVIATKGAHKFVNGEVVFDNSPAFLRESVESSLRRLQTDYIDLFYIHFPDEATPKAEAVGELKKLKDEGKIKAIGVSNFSIEQLKDANSDGYVDVLQSQYNLFQREAEKDLLPYTKENGISFVPYFPLASGLLGGKYTKDMTFSDIRAKNPLFQGDAFARNLVKVEQVREIANALNAEVAHVVLAWYLTRDSIDALIPGAKGPEQVLANLKTLNVQLSQADIEKIDHIFK
- the lipA gene encoding lipoyl synthase; translated protein: MSRKVKEAKPDWIRIKLTTGDNYQEIKSMMRSKTLHTVCEEARCPNIYECWANRTATFMILGDICTRACRFCAVNTGMPTELDLQEPERVAEAAENMNLKHCVVTSVARDDLKDGGATIFAETVRAIRRRLPLCSVEVLIPDFMGDIESLRIVMDAKPDILNHNIETVERMSDKVRAKAKYRRSLELLQHAKQLNPAIPTKSSIMLGVGEEWDEILQAMDDLRKVDCDILTIGQYLQPSEKHLYVQKYYPPEDFAKLKEEGLQRGFSHVESGPLVRSSYQAHEQVKSAAQHKEEGALSQA
- a CDS encoding YutD family protein, translated to MFQIGGKNYELLQDHKNGWNPEAFRDRYSEVLDRYDYIIGDWGYNQLRLKGFYRDGHPKANKDTSIVVLDDYINEYCNFGCAYFVLQKSREVVNKNGVNDEIIAPDIQQLVDAQREQAGTLEPEEQQEVLQHTAGEQEWPQPQQDSSATEESRVEQPRESREPRELQRREPKDAQEVRERQPREARESRPSRERREAKDGRNPGEGQQTREPRRQRNQQGSFDKKESRGPRYERQSKENREGRQVRVSREPEGQRQTQPAAKAERAEGSKKNKTFTAPQQNGS
- a CDS encoding NAD kinase encodes the protein MRYYVLDRGDQHSMDLSQQFHRLAQEKNFKLDAESPEIVVSIGGDGTMLHAFHTFIDRIPDIAFVGVHTGHLGFYADWRADELEELIHLMSQSGSEGPLNPRIVKYPLIELEIHKKSGNASFIALNEFTLKGVDGTVVAQVDINDITFEMFRGDGICVSTPSGTTAYNKALGGAMVHPTIEALQLTEIASINNRVYRTLGSPLLLPKHHHCDIFSRKDQRLLLTVDHLNFPVDDLISVRCQVASQKISFARYRPFPFWDRVRNAFLN
- the yunB gene encoding sporulation protein YunB; translation: MRRPQWHSAPNRRRRGRRRFFFIVTLALLVGIIQMAAYVEQHLKPPMMHLAKVRVKQMATEAINSAITAQVEQGKTADNLIEWRTDAQGRTSGFVLNYAEHMRITSDTLKAVKATMDSMSHFDESVPIGQALGSPLLAAYGPTVPLKVEPHGAIKVDLNTRQQDAGINMILVEVYIRITTEVSVVIPFEMQPQIVETEIPVSYLLVVGNVPMYYYDNQGKPVGKNGAAAPQLALPPHSIESSGAIDPSTVSVPEAQENQNTSSQSPTP
- the ylbJ gene encoding sporulation integral membrane protein YlbJ; translation: MSLYRRYSLPLLILTLLFLFMLMAVYPQSSLNAGLRGLAIWWDVLFPSLFPFFVISELLLGFGIVHFIGALLDPLMQPLFRVPGCGGFVAAVSCASGYPIGAKLTAKLWEQKWITRIEGERLVAFTTSSDPIFLIGAVSVGFFHQPEIALVLGAAHYGGVLIIGLLMRFHGSRSGETDTRSDRPQPTQKAWSKSTNTKAAGRNRQPGPLRQALYAMHTARLEDGRPLGELLRQAITSSLRLIIVVGGLVVFFCVILEALTNSGLMSGLHLLTASLLTACGLPPTLTESIVGGIFEVTLGAQAAGEATAAALPFKVAAAAFVLSWGGLSVHAQVASILNMTNLRYMPFLLARAAHGIISALLALVLWRPLMGQGSSPVFSPIYDIAWSPGFSSAMLLQSLLVLAFILAGMLSLSWLSVGTSRLYVRLRRTHRQ